The Streptococcus mitis genomic sequence GCCAAACTGAATGAGAAAACAGCTTCTTCATTTGTCAGTCCCAAGCTAGCCAACTGTTTAAAGACGGTTGAAGAATCTCCCAAGGAAAGATTAGGCACGCTTCCCATGATTTTAATATTGATCGAATAAAGTCCTGTCAAGGTCACAATCCCTGTCAAGAGAGCTGGGATTTTCATCTTGGTGTGGAGCATTCCTGATACAAGACCTGCTACCATACCTGCCAGCAAAGCAAGTAAGGTCGCAATCCAAGGATTTGTCCCTGCCTGTATCTGAGATACGACGACAGCCGCCCCCAGAGGAAAGGCTCCCTCAGCAGTCATATCCGCAATATCCAAAATACGGAAAGTCAAGTAGACCCCAATCGCCATAATCGACCATAGCAAACCTTCTGATAAACTAGATAATACAAAATTCATCTTAAACCTCCTTATTCCTTGCCTTCTAACTTACTAATATCAATTCCCAATACTTCTGCCATTTCTTGATTGGTATGCAATTCCAGTTTTTCAGGCAACTCAACTGCTATATTTTCTGGCTTCTCACCTTTTAAAACACGAATCAGCATGCGAGCTGTCTGTCTTCCCAATTCTTCGTAATTGGTTCCGTAGTTATACAAACCACCCACAGCAATCATTTCTGTTGAACCACCGAATACTGGAACCTTGTGTTTAATAGAAACCTGCTTGACTGTTTCCATGGTTGATGAAATGATATTATCCGTTGGGACAAAAACCATATCCACCTCTGCCATCAAGCTTTCTGCTGCCGCCTTGACGTTGTTACTGTCCAAGATTGTTTTTTCAACAACGGTAAAGCCTTTTTCTTCCAAAAGGCGCTTAGCTTCATCCTTTTGGACAACTGAGTTTGGCTCGCTCTGAGTATAGAGAATTCCAATCGTTTTAGCTTTTGGCAACACTTTCTTTATCAAATTGATTTGGGTTGAAATGGCATCTGATGACTGATCGCTTGTCCCAGTTACATTGCCCCCAGGATGCTCTCTTGACTCAACCAACTTGGCACTGACAGGATCTGTTACCGCTGAAAAGATAACAGGCGTCGTTTGTGTTGTATTGGCCAAACTCTGAGCAGAAGGCGTTGCGATAGCTAGAACGACATCACTAGATTCTGCTAGTTGCTGGGAAATCGTTTTAAGATTTCGTTGTTCTCCTTGTGCATTTTGCAAATCAATCTCAATATTTTTCCCCTCAACATAGCCTTGTTTGGCCAGCTCATCCACAAAGCCTTCTCTGGTAGCGTCTAGAGACTGGTGGGTAATAAATTGTGAAATACCGATACGAAATACATCTTTTTTCTTATCTGCCTTCAACTGATGCAAACTGATCAGAGAGGTCAAGAGAATCGCCACTACCAAGAGGGGTGCTAGTAATTTTCGAACAACTTTCATAATGAAACTCCTTCTCAGAAAAGATAAAACAAAAAACCGCCTAGATACTATCTAAACGGATGCTTGAAATAATCTAACAAGTTACAACTTAGCTAGTCCATTTAGATATTCATCTATATGGACCACAATCAAAAATCTTAGCCACATAGATACAAACAAATTGCTTGAACTGTTTGCATCCATGGTGACATGTCTACAAACACTATCTAAAGTAGCTAAAGTAAAAGTTTTGATTCATCGTTACAGCTTGTCTCTTATTCATTTCTTTTTCTGCTTTCTTTTTTGATGTTTCCTATCTTACCACCTTTTTCATCACCTGTCAAGAATATTTCAGAATTTTTTAAAATTTTTCGAAAATTCTTTCATAATTCTTTCAATTCTTTTAGGATAATTTCAAAGATTTGCCCATTAGACAAAATAGAACGATTTGAAGACTTTTATGGTATTCAGTTGTACTAGAGTTTTTTAAAAGTGTTTTGATGGCTTGTATTTCTTCTTTGGTTGATTTCATATCACTATTATATAATGCATTTTGATTTTAGTGTAGTATTAAACTGACTCTTGGCAGTCGGACAAAAAATCGACAGTTATTTTATACTGTTTAAAACCAATAGTCAATACGATAATCTCTTTACTTTTCGGTTATCAACTCTGTAGATTGCTAACATATCCAAAATAAGCTAAGTATCCCGAGGATAGGCAGCAGAAATGAATTATTTATACTCTGGATACCACTTCAAATCACGAACTGCTTTGGCCATATCTGTTTCCTTAGCGCGTGCAAGACCTTGCTCTTGTGCTTTTTTAGCGACTGCTTCTGCTACTTTAATAGAAACATCTGCTACATACTTGAATGGTGGCAAGACAGGAGCTCCTGGTTGGCCTGGATTGACAATACCACTCAATGAATGCGCCGCTGCTCCAATCATTTCATCAGTCAAAAGACTTGCTTCAGAAGCCAGCATACCTAGACCAAGACCTGGGTAAATCAGGGCATTATTTGCTTGACCAATCACATAGTCTACACCTTTATAAGAAACCGTATCAGCAGGAATTCCTGTTGCGACAAAAGCTTTGCCATCTGACCATTCAATCAAATCTTTGGCACTAGCTTCTGCCAATTTAGTTGGATTTGACAAAGGGAAGATCATTGGACGTTCTATGTTTTCACACATAGCTTCTACTATTTCTTTAGTGAAGGTATTAGGCTGAGTTGAAGTTCCTACAAGAATGGTTGGCTTCACAGTCTTCACTACTTCAAGCAGGTCAGTCAACTTATCTGCGTTACTAAAGTCAGCACGTTTCTTAGCAAATGGTTTTTGCTCTGGTGTCAAGTCATCCATGTCATCAAAGAGAAGACCTTGTTTATCAACCATAAAGAAACGTTTATAGGCTTCTTCTTCAGAAAGACCTTCACTTACCATTTCACGAAGAACACGAGAGGCAATTCCTGCACCCGCAGTACCACCACCATAGCAGAGATAAACTTGATCTGTTAATTTTTCACCACTAATATCCAGCGAACCAAAGATACCACCCAAGGTAACGATTCCTGTACCTTGAATATCATCATTAAAGGTCGGAATTTGTTTCCGGTATTTTTCAAGAATATTGGCAGCATTCAAGCGGCCGAAGTCTTCCCAGTGAAGGTAGAGTTTAGGAAAGAGACGTTCTGCTGTTTGAACAAATTGGTCAATGAAGTCGTAGTAACGATCTCCGCGGACCCGTTCGTGACGATTTCCTAAGTAATTAGGATTGTTACGAAGTTCTTCACGGTTAGTCCCTGCATCAATGACTAAAGGAAGGACCATCGAAGGATCGATTCCAGCAGCACCTGTATAGACCATCAATTTCCCAACAGAAATATCGACACCATTTGTTCCCCAGTCGCCAATTCCAAGGATTCCTTCTGCATCTGTTACAACAATGAGACGAATCTCGCGACCCCCGGCAGCGTTTTTCAAAGTAGCTTCAATATTTTCAGGATGATTAATATCAAGATATCCCGCATATTGGGGATCTACAAAAAGATCACTATAGCCCTCAATCGTATCTGCAATGGTTGGATCATATACAATTGGATTGAATTCTTCCAAATGTTGAGAAAAGAGGTAATAGAAAAGAGTCCTGTTGGTATTAAAAATTTTCATTAGGAAAAGACGTTTTTCCAAGTTATTGGCTTTTGTTTGCATTTGTGTATAAGTTTGCGCTGCTTGTTCTTCAATCGTTTGAACATACGGTGGCAGTAAACCAATAAGGCCTAGTTCCTTTCGCTCCTCTAAGGTAAAAGCAGTACCTTTATTGAGGAAAGGATTGTTTAAAATATCATGTGCAGTCATAGTGCAAGCTCCTTTTTACTTATATTATACCACATGAAACGAATTGTTCGTAAAACGTTGTTGTTTAAATAATACAATTGTATACGCATATGTTATAAATTTCTGAACTCATCAAACTCTCGATGATCTCTCTTTACTAAAAGTTTCGAGTAAAATAAACCAATCATACAAATTGACAATCCTAATTAAAATAAATATCATCTAGGTATGTTATGTAATACTTTGTATTTTTTAAGGTGTTTTTTGTCATATAAAACTTGTATTCTATTTATATGACAACTAAAAACTATTTACAACAATATATTTCCCAAAAAGTGAAATATTTTCGAACACAGAATAAAATGAGCCAGGAAGAACTTTCGGAACAAGCTGGACTCGGGCTTAAGTATATCAATCAACTTGAAAACCAAAATGTGAATCTGACCATTCACAGTCTTGAAAAAGTGATTGACGCCCTAGAAATAACCCCAGAGGAATTTTTCAATTTTGATAGCCTTGAATCAACCTCTGATAAGAGTGACAATCTTTCACTCAAAAGAATCAACATGAAGATTAAACAGCTCCCTATTGATAAACGAGAAAAAATGTTGGTCATTTTTGAGAGTATCTTAGATAATCTTTGAGATCCCTGACTCACTTACATTTTAACTGGTGAATACTCGTATAGTCAAATTGTAGGATACGGATAAAAATTATTTATCTGCTGTTTTCCACTTATTTTCCTTCTCCAACTAATGAAAGTGAACCCATATGAATTTAAAAGATCTACAATATTTTTATGACCTCTGCCAGCTTCAATCCTATACGGAAGTAGCAAAACAACATAAAGTCAGCCAACCATCTATTTCTTATGCTATCAAGCGCTTAGAGGAATCCTTTAACTGCAAATTGATTCACCATGACCCCTCGCATCGTTCCTTCAAGCTAACTCCTCAAGGACAAATCCTTCTAAAGCATACAGAACTGATTTTACCTGAGGTCATTTCTACTCGCAAAGAAATTAATCGCTCCTTGGCACAATACTCTACTGTAGGATTCCCTCATATTATCATTCAGTATCTCTTTGCTGCCTTAAACGAAAAAGATAAATTCGATTTTTTAAAAAAGATACGCCCTATCCGCGGTGGCTCCGTAGAGTTATTAAACCTTCTCCTTAAGGGAGACCTTAATGCAAGCCTACTCGGTTTAATTGAACCTCTCAATTATCCTTCAATAGAGACACACGAGCTATTTCATAAAGAACTGTATGTCGTTTTATCTAAGAACCATCCTTTTGCCACTGCTCCTTCCCTCGCTTTTGAAGAATTAGCAGATCAATCCTTTATACTCTTAGACGAACACTTTGTTCACCTGAAAGCTTTTGAAACGCTTAATCAAAAGTATCAAAACAAGGCAGAAATATTCTTTAAGACTGATGACATTGCCATCCTTAAAGAACTTTTAAAGAAAGGGATTGGCCTTAGTTTACTAGCTGATATCGCACTTTCTGAGGAAGATGATGATTTAATAAAAATTCCGCTTATACCGAAGGATAAGATAACTTTTACAGTTTATTACGCCTACCTTAAATCAGCTACACCGTCATCAGAAGTAGAAGCCTTATTTAATCTCCTTAAATCATATGAATAGAAAAAACTCTAACTATCAATGAACTGATAGCTAGAGTTTTTTACATTGTAGATATTAGACTCAATGAAAATCAAAAAGCAAACTAGGAAGCTAACCTCAGGTTGCTCAAAACACTGTTTTGAGGTGGCAGATAGAGCTGACGTGGTTTGAAGAGATTTTCGAAGAGTATTAGAATACAGTAGATTGAAGCTAGAGTAATACGCCGCGACTTCTAAACCTTTTCTAGAAATTAATTTGACTTTCCGAATCGAGTTGTTCAGATTTTATTTCATCTCACTATAA encodes the following:
- a CDS encoding ABC transporter substrate-binding protein; the protein is MKVVRKLLAPLLVVAILLTSLISLHQLKADKKKDVFRIGISQFITHQSLDATREGFVDELAKQGYVEGKNIEIDLQNAQGEQRNLKTISQQLAESSDVVLAIATPSAQSLANTTQTTPVIFSAVTDPVSAKLVESREHPGGNVTGTSDQSSDAISTQINLIKKVLPKAKTIGILYTQSEPNSVVQKDEAKRLLEEKGFTVVEKTILDSNNVKAAAESLMAEVDMVFVPTDNIISSTMETVKQVSIKHKVPVFGGSTEMIAVGGLYNYGTNYEELGRQTARMLIRVLKGEKPENIAVELPEKLELHTNQEMAEVLGIDISKLEGKE
- a CDS encoding malolactic enzyme, coding for MTAHDILNNPFLNKGTAFTLEERKELGLIGLLPPYVQTIEEQAAQTYTQMQTKANNLEKRLFLMKIFNTNRTLFYYLFSQHLEEFNPIVYDPTIADTIEGYSDLFVDPQYAGYLDINHPENIEATLKNAAGGREIRLIVVTDAEGILGIGDWGTNGVDISVGKLMVYTGAAGIDPSMVLPLVIDAGTNREELRNNPNYLGNRHERVRGDRYYDFIDQFVQTAERLFPKLYLHWEDFGRLNAANILEKYRKQIPTFNDDIQGTGIVTLGGIFGSLDISGEKLTDQVYLCYGGGTAGAGIASRVLREMVSEGLSEEEAYKRFFMVDKQGLLFDDMDDLTPEQKPFAKKRADFSNADKLTDLLEVVKTVKPTILVGTSTQPNTFTKEIVEAMCENIERPMIFPLSNPTKLAEASAKDLIEWSDGKAFVATGIPADTVSYKGVDYVIGQANNALIYPGLGLGMLASEASLLTDEMIGAAAHSLSGIVNPGQPGAPVLPPFKYVADVSIKVAEAVAKKAQEQGLARAKETDMAKAVRDLKWYPEYK
- a CDS encoding helix-turn-helix domain-containing protein; translation: MTTKNYLQQYISQKVKYFRTQNKMSQEELSEQAGLGLKYINQLENQNVNLTIHSLEKVIDALEITPEEFFNFDSLESTSDKSDNLSLKRINMKIKQLPIDKREKMLVIFESILDNL
- a CDS encoding LysR family transcriptional regulator; amino-acid sequence: MNLKDLQYFYDLCQLQSYTEVAKQHKVSQPSISYAIKRLEESFNCKLIHHDPSHRSFKLTPQGQILLKHTELILPEVISTRKEINRSLAQYSTVGFPHIIIQYLFAALNEKDKFDFLKKIRPIRGGSVELLNLLLKGDLNASLLGLIEPLNYPSIETHELFHKELYVVLSKNHPFATAPSLAFEELADQSFILLDEHFVHLKAFETLNQKYQNKAEIFFKTDDIAILKELLKKGIGLSLLADIALSEEDDDLIKIPLIPKDKITFTVYYAYLKSATPSSEVEALFNLLKSYE